CCTGGCCGGGGGTCGCCGCGTGCGTACTGAACGACCGGTCGGTCGTGGCCGTCACGGGCGTGAACGTGAACGGCGCGTCGCCCTGCGTCGTCGCGTCGGCGAAGACGACCACGTCGTGCTCCGCGGCGAGCGCGGCATGGTCGACCGACAGCTGATAGTCGGCATCGACCGAGACCTCCGGCAGCGCCAGCCGCTCGATCCGCTCCGCCAGAGCGGGCCCGAGCCCGTCGTCGCCCCGCGCGGGGTTGCCGTAACCGATCACGAGAACGCGCGGGCCGGTCATGGCCCACCCCGAACGCGCCGGTCGATGAGGCCGCCGCCCGCGTCGTGCACCTCGACGACGAGCGACATCTGTCCGAGCGCGTGCGTGGCGCACGACAGGCACGGGTCGTAGGCGCGGATGGCCACCTCGATGTGGTTCAGCAGGCCCTCGGTGATGTCGCTCCGGCCGGTGAAGTGGTCGCGCGCGACCTTCGTGACGGCCCGGTTCATCGGCTCGTTGTTGTTCGTCGTCGACACGATCAGGTTGCACATCGTGACCGCGTCGTCGCTGCCCACCCGGTAGTGGTGGAACAGCGTGCCGCGTGGCGCCTCGAGCACGCCCACCGTCTCCTCGCGGCGCGGACCGCTCGTCAGCAGGTCGTCGCCCTGCAGGTCGGAATCGTGCAGCAGGTCGCGGATGACCTCGATCGCGTGCAGCAGCTCGATCATCCGCGCCCAGTGATAGCACATCGTGATGTTGTTCGGCCGGCCCTGGGTGAGCGCCAGGAACTCCCGGCGCGCGGCCTCGGCCTCGGGCGTGGGGATCACGCTGCAGGTGTTGAGGCGGGCGAGCGGCCCCACGCGGTACCAGCCGTGCTCGGGGCCGAGGTGCTTGATGAACGGGAACTTCATGTACGACCACGCGCGGACTTCCTCGTTCACCACCTCCAGGTACCGCTGGCAGTCGACCCCGTCGACGACTCGCGTGCCGTCCTTGTCGACCGCGCGCAGCACGCCGTCGTAGAAGTCGAGCGCGCCATCGTCCTCGCGGACGATCGAGAGATGGTTCGAGTCGAACGACCCGAAGGGAATGAGCTCGACGAGGTGCTCGGTGGTGAAGTCGCGGGCGATGGCGAGCGCGCCGCGCGACCACGCGAGCATCTGGTCGACCTGGGCGAGCAGGGCGTCGCGGTCGGCCGTCGCGAGCGGCTTGTTGACGCCGCCGGGCACGGCGCCGGTGCCGTGGATCTTCTTGCCCGCCGTGGCCCGGATCACTTCCTGGCCGAAGCGCCGCATCAGCACGGCCTGGGTCGCGAGCTCGGGGTACTTCGCCGCGACCGCGAGGACGTGGCGCAGTTCGACCGGGGCCGAGAACCCGCCGCTCGCCGTGCCGTCGGTGCCAAACAGCAGGTCGGGGCTCGAGAGGTGGAAGAAGTGCAGGGCGTGGCTCTGGAACATCTGCCCGTAGTGCATCAGCCGGCGGACCTTTTCGGCGGTGGGCGTCAGGCGCTCGCCGCCGACGATGCGGTCCATGGCCTTCGCGGCCGCGAGGTGGTGGCTGACGGGGCAGATGCCGCACAGCCGCTGCACGATGACCGGCACCTCCCAGTAGGGCCGGCCGAGGATGAACCGCTCGAAGCCGCGGAACTCGACGATGTGCAGCCGCGCCTGCTCGACCTCGTGGCGGTCGTTCATGTGGATCGTGACCTTGCCGTGTCCCTCGACGCGGGTGAGCGGCTCGATCGTGTACTTGCGCGTGGACGTCTGGCTCTGCACCATGGCGACGGTCCCTTCAGTCGTACTTCAGGCCGGCGTACGCCAGCTCCACCGGCCTGCCCTCGAGCAACGCCACGATCGCGCTCCAGATCGCGTCGGCGGGCGGCGGGCAGCCCGGGATGTAGTAGTCGATCTTCACCACTTCGTGGCACGGGTAGACCCGGTGCAGCAGCAGCGGGATCTCGGGGTCGTTCGGGATGACGCCCCCGGGGTTGTAGACGCCGGGCGACTTCAGGTACGCCTCTTCGAGGCACTCGCGCAGCGGCACGTGGTTGCGCATGGCCGGGACGCCGCCGTTGATGGCGCAGTCGCCGAGCGAGATGAGCACGTCGCAGTGCCTGCGGAAGTCCTCGAGCACGTGCACGTTCTCCTCGTTGCAGCAGCCGCCCTCGACGAGGCCGACGGCACAGCGGCCGGTGAACGTCTTGTAGTCGTTGATCGGCGAGCGGTCGAACTCGACGAGGTCGGCGAGCCGCAGGATGCGCTCGTCGATGTCGAGAATCGCCATGTGGCAGCCGAAGCAGCCGGCCAGGCTCACCGTCGCGATGCGGGGCTTCGCGCTCATGCCACGCCTCCCTTGCCCGATTCGATGTCGGCGCCGATCGGCTGCGCGTCAAACGGCCGGTCGCCAACCGGCACGGCGTAGCCCACGCGTTTCTTCATGAGCGCGCCCACGGGGCACGAGGCCACCACCTCGTCGGTCACCCGCAGGTCGGTGGCTGCGAGCGCCTCGCCGTTCACCTGCAACCGCTTCTCGAGACCCCGGTTCACGAACTGGAAGACGTTCTTGTGGTCGAGATCCTGCGACACCCGCACGCAGCGGCCGCAGAGGATGCAGCGGTTGTGGTCCAGGTACACGTCGGGGTGCGACATGTCGATGTCGCGCTTCGGGTTGAGCAGCGGGTACTTCGGCGCGGTGATGCCGAAGCGGTAGGCGAGCGCCTGCAGCTCGCAGAGGCCGCTCTTCTCGCAGAACATGCAGTAGTGGTTGCCCTCGACGAAGAGCAGGTCGATGACGTCGCGCCGGAACTCGCGCAGCTCCTCGGTGTCGTGCTCGACGATCGCCCCGCTCGACACCGTCTGCACGCACGCGGCCTGGATGCGGCCGTTGACCCGCACCGAGCAGACGCGGCAGCTGCCGTGCGGGATGAGGTCCTTGTAGGCGCAGAGCCGCGGGATGTAGACGCCCGCCGCTTCCGCAGCCTTCAGGATCGTCTGGCCAGGGGTGGCCGTGATCGTCTTGCCATCGAGAACGAACTGGATCGCACTCACGGAGCCCTCCCGCCTCAGACGTATTGCGACTGCCGGCCGACGCGCCGCTCCGCGTCGACGACCGCCGACGCGAGATCGAAGGTCGACAGCAGCCCGGGTTTGCGTTCGGCGACTAGGCCCTCGTACAGGGCCGGGAAGCCGTCGAGCGCGCCGAGCACCGGGTTGGGCGCCGTCTGGCCCAGCCCGCAGCGGCTCATCTGCGCGATGAACCGCGACAGATCGCGCATGGCCTGCAGGTCGGCCGGTTCGCCCGCGCCGTGCACGACCTTGTGCACGAGGCGCTTCAGCTGGATGAGCCCCACGCGGCACGGCGTGCAGTGGCCGCAGCTCTCTTCGATGAAGAAGTCGAGGTAGTGCTCGGCGATCTCGAGCTGGTTGCGCGCGCGGTTGAAGATCATGATCGCGCCGCCGGTGGCCAGGTCGTCGTAGCAGATGCGGCCGGAGAAGCGCCCCGGGCCGATCATCTGGCGGCAGGGGCCGCCAATCAGCATGGCACCCGGGTTGTCGGCCTCGGCCATCTCGAGCAGCTCGTCGGGCGTGATGCCAAACGGCACCTCGTACACGCCCGGCTTGCGGCAGTCGCCCGCGATGCTCAGCACCTTCGTGCCCGTCGTCCGGGCCGTCCCCATCGCCGCGAACCACGCCGCACCCTGGAGCAGGATGCGCGAGACGCAGCAGTAGGTCTCGACGTTGTTCACGATGGTGGGGAGGTCGAGGTACCCCTTCTCGACGGGGAACGGCGGGCGGTTCTTCGGGTCGCCGCGCAGACCCTCGCACGAGCTGATGAGCGCCGTCTCCTCGCCGCAGATGTAGGCGCCCGCCCCGAGCTGGATGCGGATGTCGAAGTGGAACCCCGGCGTGTCGAGGATGTCCCGTCCGAGCAGGCCCGCCCGGCGCCGCTCGTCGAGCACCGCCTCGAGGTACGCCAGCAGGTAGCGGTACTCGCCTCGAAGGTAGATGATGCCGGCGTCGCTGCCAATCGCGTACCCCGCGATGGTCATGCCCTCGACCATCTGGTGGGCGCGCTCGGTGAGCAGCACGCGATCCTTGAAGGTGCCGGGCTCGCCCTCGTCGGCGTTGCAGACGACCCAGCGGCGCTCGCCGGGCGCGTGGCGCGCGAGCTCCCACTTCACGCCCGCGGGGAAGCCGGCGCCGCCCCGCCCCCGCAGGCGCGAGTCCTTGATGTCCTTCACCACCGCTTCGGGCGGGCGGGCGAGGGCCCGCCTGAGCGCCGAGCCCGACTCGAACTCCGCGAAGTGCACCGGCCCCCGGTGCCGGATGTTGTTGCGCACCATCGAACGCACGAGCGGGTGCGCGTTGTGGCCGTCGCCCACCATCGTGACGAGCTGGGACGGGTCGAGGTGGCGCCGCAGGTCGCGCACGACCTCGCGGGCGCGCTCCGGCGTGAGCTGCGTCACGACGACGTCGTTCACGAGCGCGGCCGGCGCCTGGTCGCTCATCCCGATGCACGCCGTGTGCGTCAGCGTGATGGCGCCATCGGCCGTCGTCTCGCCCATGGTCACGCCGAGCTCCTTCGCCATGGCGTCGGCGACGTCCTGGTAGCCCTTCATCCAGTCGATGATGTCGTTGCAGAGCCGGATGACCACACGGCCCTGCGGCTTGACCGAGAGGAAGGCGTAGAAGGTGACGACGCTCTCGACCTCGACGCGCTGGG
Above is a genomic segment from Acidobacteriota bacterium containing:
- a CDS encoding hydrogenase maturation protease encodes the protein MTGPRVLVIGYGNPARGDDGLGPALAERIERLALPEVSVDADYQLSVDHAALAAEHDVVVFADATTQGDAPFTFTPVTATTDRSFSTHAATPGQVMGLAATCFGATPRAYVLGIRARRLGDFDETLSAEARAGLEAAVTHVTGFIEALRGESDDARR
- a CDS encoding NADP oxidoreductase, with protein sequence MSAKPRIATVSLAGCFGCHMAILDIDERILRLADLVEFDRSPINDYKTFTGRCAVGLVEGGCCNEENVHVLEDFRRHCDVLISLGDCAINGGVPAMRNHVPLRECLEEAYLKSPGVYNPGGVIPNDPEIPLLLHRVYPCHEVVKIDYYIPGCPPPADAIWSAIVALLEGRPVELAYAGLKYD
- a CDS encoding (2Fe-2S)-binding protein yields the protein MQFVLDGKTITATPGQTILKAAEAAGVYIPRLCAYKDLIPHGSCRVCSVRVNGRIQAACVQTVSSGAIVEHDTEELREFRRDVIDLLFVEGNHYCMFCEKSGLCELQALAYRFGITAPKYPLLNPKRDIDMSHPDVYLDHNRCILCGRCVRVSQDLDHKNVFQFVNRGLEKRLQVNGEALAATDLRVTDEVVASCPVGALMKKRVGYAVPVGDRPFDAQPIGADIESGKGGVA
- a CDS encoding NAD(P)H-dependent oxidoreductase subunit E, with product MKSSTATGVEDVCRKFGNDRTRMMDIVIAVQRRFGCVSTEAMELIARACGTQRVEVESVVTFYAFLSVKPQGRVVIRLCNDIIDWMKGYQDVADAMAKELGVTMGETTADGAITLTHTACIGMSDQAPAALVNDVVVTQLTPERAREVVRDLRRHLDPSQLVTMVGDGHNAHPLVRSMVRNNIRHRGPVHFAEFESGSALRRALARPPEAVVKDIKDSRLRGRGGAGFPAGVKWELARHAPGERRWVVCNADEGEPGTFKDRVLLTERAHQMVEGMTIAGYAIGSDAGIIYLRGEYRYLLAYLEAVLDERRRAGLLGRDILDTPGFHFDIRIQLGAGAYICGEETALISSCEGLRGDPKNRPPFPVEKGYLDLPTIVNNVETYCCVSRILLQGAAWFAAMGTARTTGTKVLSIAGDCRKPGVYEVPFGITPDELLEMAEADNPGAMLIGGPCRQMIGPGRFSGRICYDDLATGGAIMIFNRARNQLEIAEHYLDFFIEESCGHCTPCRVGLIQLKRLVHKVVHGAGEPADLQAMRDLSRFIAQMSRCGLGQTAPNPVLGALDGFPALYEGLVAERKPGLLSTFDLASAVVDAERRVGRQSQYV
- a CDS encoding Ni/Fe hydrogenase subunit alpha, producing the protein MVQSQTSTRKYTIEPLTRVEGHGKVTIHMNDRHEVEQARLHIVEFRGFERFILGRPYWEVPVIVQRLCGICPVSHHLAAAKAMDRIVGGERLTPTAEKVRRLMHYGQMFQSHALHFFHLSSPDLLFGTDGTASGGFSAPVELRHVLAVAAKYPELATQAVLMRRFGQEVIRATAGKKIHGTGAVPGGVNKPLATADRDALLAQVDQMLAWSRGALAIARDFTTEHLVELIPFGSFDSNHLSIVREDDGALDFYDGVLRAVDKDGTRVVDGVDCQRYLEVVNEEVRAWSYMKFPFIKHLGPEHGWYRVGPLARLNTCSVIPTPEAEAARREFLALTQGRPNNITMCYHWARMIELLHAIEVIRDLLHDSDLQGDDLLTSGPRREETVGVLEAPRGTLFHHYRVGSDDAVTMCNLIVSTTNNNEPMNRAVTKVARDHFTGRSDITEGLLNHIEVAIRAYDPCLSCATHALGQMSLVVEVHDAGGGLIDRRVRGGP